A single region of the Pararhodospirillum photometricum DSM 122 genome encodes:
- a CDS encoding MT-A70 family methyltransferase produces the protein MPHHLEPPSVPRLRAAVVRHTRCRSRRWPRSGPGSRRPGNAVVYLWTTEPHAELADACLVAWGLARKSARVWVKEGRLGPGYWARGQHERLVEAVQDPELLVIGARGIKVCPPPGARPGSLIRGPVREHSRKPDQAILDILKAHPGKGIFEAFARTPVPGVVGWGDEYGRFPTLDVAQ, from the coding sequence ATGCCGCATCATCTTGAGCCGCCGAGCGTCCCAAGGCTTCGCGCAGCCGTCGTTCGCCATACAAGGTGCCGGTCGCGTCGATGGCCCCGGTCAGGCCCGGGCTCCAGGCGACCAGGCAATGCTGTCGTTTACCTGTGGACGACAGAGCCCCACGCCGAACTGGCCGACGCCTGCCTTGTCGCCTGGGGCCTTGCGCGCAAGTCGGCGCGCGTCTGGGTCAAGGAAGGGCGCCTCGGCCCCGGGTATTGGGCGCGTGGTCAGCATGAGCGCTTGGTCGAGGCGGTGCAGGACCCCGAGTTGCTGGTGATTGGTGCCCGGGGCATCAAGGTGTGCCCGCCCCCCGGTGCGCGGCCCGGAAGCCTTATTCGAGGGCCCGTGCGAGAGCATTCCCGCAAGCCCGATCAGGCGATCCTCGACATCCTCAAAGCTCACCCAGGCAAAGGGATTTTCGAGGCTTTTGCCCGAACCCCGGTCCCGGGTGTTGTGGGTTGGGGCGATGAGTATGGCCGCTTCCCGACGCTGGATGTCGCCCAATGA
- a CDS encoding helix-turn-helix domain-containing protein: protein MYSDAEILERIVRRLTALGMSERKACQEAGIGVDAIRDIRRGRTPRVEVIVKLSKVLECRLEWLLTGEGPETDEAPAMTPRQRALLDLFSALPPEDQDRALRLARALAEPADPAIDDRKCG, encoded by the coding sequence ATGTACTCTGATGCGGAAATCCTGGAGCGAATCGTGCGCAGGCTCACGGCCTTAGGCATGAGCGAGAGGAAGGCTTGCCAAGAAGCTGGCATTGGCGTTGACGCCATTCGCGACATCAGGCGTGGGCGCACCCCTCGTGTTGAGGTAATTGTTAAGCTCTCAAAGGTCCTTGAATGCCGCTTGGAATGGCTATTAACAGGTGAGGGCCCTGAGACGGACGAGGCTCCCGCCATGACCCCACGCCAACGCGCCCTTCTCGATTTGTTCTCTGCGCTGCCGCCGGAGGACCAAGACCGGGCGCTTCGGCTCGCTCGTGCGCTGGCGGAACCTGCCGATCCTGCTATTGACGATAGGAAGTGCGGGTAA
- a CDS encoding SpoIIE family protein phosphatase, with protein MVAWSPGLTGAIDATGTLYGERRLREALGRSAAQDDAASVAAGVMADLHRFCGSGRPDDDATLLVLRRLPEGESSAGEGRIPR; from the coding sequence CTGGTCGCCTGGAGCCCGGGCCTGACCGGGGCCATCGACGCGACCGGCACCTTGTATGGCGAACGACGGCTGCGCGAAGCCTTGGGACGCTCGGCGGCTCAAGATGATGCGGCATCCGTGGCGGCGGGGGTGATGGCGGATCTACACCGTTTTTGCGGCTCCGGCCGTCCCGATGACGACGCCACCTTGCTGGTCTTGCGCCGCCTGCCCGAGGGGGAGTCGAGCGCGGGAGAGGGCAGGATACCAAGGTAA
- a CDS encoding RecQ family ATP-dependent DNA helicase, producing MTDRATALSLLRRALNNDAAQFRPGQWEAIDALVNERRRLFVVQQTGWGKSSVYFIATRLLRDRGRGLTLIVSPLLALMRNQIEAAKRLGLRALTINSTNHSDWQALHQEVRGNQADALLISPERLANDDFVTNVLLPIAGTIGLLVVDEAHCISDWGHDFRPDYRRLVNVLQRIPRNVPILGTTATANHRVIADVKQQLGAIDIQRGALTRETLALQTLSLPSQAARLAWLVDHVPDLPGTGIIYTLTKRDATQVADWLTLHGIAAKAYHSEVMGEGFESSDAYRQHLEDQLLNNKIKALVATTALGMGYDKPDLGFVVHYQAPGSIVAYYQQVGRAGRGIDHALGILMSGEEDSKIHDYFRRSAFPRESWVRAILEALDNSDGLSARELEGLVNLRQSQIEQVLKILSVDSPAPVLKDGSTWRRTPVPFRLDHKRIQRLTEQREEEWAEVQDYLKETGCLMEFLARALDDADPHPCGKCANCLGRPVADPGFTHHSILKANRFLRHSEIVLECKKQVAKDAFVAYGFKGNLPGGLRAQEGRILSQWGDDGWGRMVAEDKHHGHFRDDLVGAMVEMVRERWKPQPSPTWVTCVPSRNHPTLVPDFAQRFADALDLPFVPAVHKVKDNGPQKAQQNRFHQCRNLDGVFALQGTIPRGPVLLVDDVVDSAWTMTIIAALLRQAGSGPVWPVALTTSNVGG from the coding sequence ATGACCGACCGTGCAACGGCCCTCTCTCTCCTGCGTCGGGCTCTCAATAACGACGCCGCCCAATTCCGCCCGGGGCAGTGGGAGGCTATTGATGCCCTGGTCAACGAGCGCAGACGCCTGTTCGTCGTCCAGCAAACCGGCTGGGGGAAAAGCTCGGTTTATTTCATCGCGACCCGTCTGCTGCGCGACCGTGGCCGCGGCCTCACCCTCATCGTTTCTCCCCTGCTGGCCTTGATGCGCAACCAGATCGAGGCGGCAAAGCGCCTGGGCCTGCGGGCTTTGACCATCAATTCGACGAACCACAGCGACTGGCAGGCTCTGCATCAGGAGGTGCGGGGCAATCAAGCCGACGCGCTGCTGATCTCGCCCGAGCGCTTGGCCAACGACGATTTTGTCACCAACGTCTTGCTTCCCATCGCTGGAACGATCGGGCTTTTGGTTGTTGACGAGGCCCATTGCATCTCGGATTGGGGGCACGATTTCCGCCCGGATTACCGGCGCCTCGTCAACGTGTTGCAAAGAATCCCAAGGAACGTCCCGATCCTGGGGACGACGGCCACCGCCAATCATCGCGTGATTGCCGATGTGAAACAGCAGTTAGGGGCGATCGACATCCAGCGCGGTGCCCTGACCCGCGAGACGCTGGCCCTCCAGACCCTGTCCCTTCCCAGTCAAGCCGCGCGCTTGGCTTGGCTGGTGGACCATGTCCCCGATCTTCCCGGCACGGGCATCATTTATACCCTGACAAAGCGTGATGCCACCCAAGTGGCCGACTGGCTCACCCTGCACGGCATCGCGGCGAAGGCTTACCATAGCGAGGTAATGGGGGAAGGCTTTGAAAGCTCGGATGCGTATCGCCAGCACCTTGAAGACCAGCTCTTAAACAATAAAATCAAGGCGCTGGTCGCGACAACGGCGCTTGGCATGGGGTATGACAAGCCAGATCTCGGGTTCGTTGTTCATTATCAAGCCCCCGGATCAATCGTGGCCTATTATCAACAAGTCGGTCGGGCCGGCCGGGGCATTGATCATGCGCTGGGCATTTTGATGTCAGGCGAGGAAGACAGCAAGATCCACGACTATTTCCGGCGCAGCGCCTTTCCCCGCGAGTCGTGGGTTCGAGCCATTCTCGAGGCCCTGGACAACAGCGATGGCTTGAGCGCCCGGGAACTCGAAGGACTCGTGAATCTCCGACAAAGCCAAATCGAACAGGTTCTTAAAATCCTCAGTGTCGATAGCCCCGCCCCGGTCCTCAAGGACGGCTCGACATGGCGCAGAACGCCGGTGCCCTTCCGACTGGACCACAAGCGCATTCAGCGTCTCACCGAACAGCGCGAGGAAGAATGGGCCGAGGTGCAAGACTACCTAAAGGAAACCGGGTGCTTGATGGAGTTTTTGGCCCGCGCCCTTGACGATGCGGACCCTCATCCCTGTGGAAAATGTGCCAATTGCCTGGGGCGGCCGGTCGCCGACCCGGGGTTTACACACCACTCCATCCTTAAGGCTAACCGTTTTCTGCGTCACTCCGAGATTGTCTTGGAGTGTAAGAAGCAAGTCGCCAAGGATGCTTTTGTCGCCTATGGCTTTAAAGGCAACCTCCCGGGAGGTCTGCGCGCGCAAGAGGGGCGCATCCTCTCCCAGTGGGGCGACGATGGCTGGGGCCGCATGGTCGCGGAGGATAAACACCACGGTCACTTCCGCGACGATCTGGTGGGGGCCATGGTGGAGATGGTGCGCGAACGCTGGAAGCCCCAGCCGTCGCCAACCTGGGTCACCTGCGTCCCCTCCAGGAACCACCCGACCCTTGTCCCCGACTTCGCCCAGCGTTTTGCCGACGCTCTCGATCTCCCCTTTGTCCCCGCCGTCCACAAGGTCAAGGATAATGGCCCCCAGAAAGCCCAACAAAATCGGTTTCACCAGTGCCGCAATTTGGATGGTGTGTTCGCCCTTCAGGGAACAATCCCCCGGGGGCCCGTGCTCCTGGTGGATGACGTTGTGGACTCGGCGTGGACGATGACCATCATCGCGGCGTTGCTCCGGCAAGCCGGCAGTGGCCCGGTCTGGCCGGTGGCGTTGACCACCTCCAATGTCGGAGGCTGA
- a CDS encoding DNA-processing protein DprA: MLAGFLDRTISVARLRALLGRGAALGLALEKWQRAGLWVMTRSDPDYPERLKRRLRAESPAVLFGCGSKALLNTGGIAVVGARDAQDEDLAAAETLGAQAAAQGYTLVSGGARGVDQRAMLGALERRGTAVGVLADSLLRSATSSLYRNALLAGALVLVSPFNPEAGFHVGTAMARNRYIYCLADAAVVISSTREKGGTWSGAIENIQAKWVPLWVRPSTDPQSGNVDLAERGAPWLPDPLPALSSLLEKPAVPLVPAAFPQPAPRDEPQGEAEATRQGPPSTVPAPVSPAPPAPSDLEFYPLFLRRLLDLTAAAPLTLEDLAARLDLERAQVAAWLKRAEGEGKVARRIRPVRYQASVPGQGQASLF; the protein is encoded by the coding sequence TTGCTCGCCGGCTTCTTGGACCGGACCATCTCGGTCGCGCGCCTTCGGGCCCTCCTTGGCCGGGGGGCCGCCCTCGGGCTCGCGCTCGAAAAGTGGCAGCGCGCCGGCTTGTGGGTGATGACACGCTCCGACCCGGACTACCCAGAGCGACTCAAGCGACGGCTCCGCGCGGAGTCCCCCGCCGTCCTCTTTGGCTGCGGCAGCAAAGCCCTGCTGAACACCGGGGGCATCGCCGTGGTTGGCGCGCGCGATGCCCAGGACGAAGACCTCGCTGCGGCCGAAACCCTCGGCGCCCAAGCCGCCGCCCAGGGATACACCCTCGTCTCCGGCGGGGCGCGCGGCGTCGATCAACGCGCCATGCTGGGCGCCTTGGAGCGGCGTGGCACGGCGGTGGGGGTTCTCGCCGACAGCTTGTTGCGATCGGCGACATCCTCCCTGTATCGCAACGCCCTCCTGGCGGGCGCCCTGGTGCTCGTCAGCCCCTTCAATCCCGAGGCCGGCTTTCATGTCGGCACGGCAATGGCGCGCAACCGATACATCTATTGCCTCGCCGACGCCGCCGTGGTCATCAGCAGTACCCGCGAGAAGGGGGGGACCTGGAGCGGCGCGATCGAAAACATCCAAGCCAAGTGGGTTCCACTGTGGGTTCGACCCAGCACCGACCCCCAGTCCGGGAATGTCGATTTGGCCGAGCGCGGTGCCCCCTGGCTGCCCGACCCCCTGCCGGCGCTCTCCAGCCTGCTGGAAAAGCCCGCTGTCCCCCTGGTGCCGGCCGCCTTTCCGCAGCCGGCACCACGCGACGAGCCGCAAGGAGAAGCCGAGGCGACTCGGCAAGGTCCTCCCTCGACAGTCCCGGCCCCGGTGTCCCCCGCGCCCCCAGCGCCCTCTGATCTCGAGTTCTATCCCCTGTTCCTGAGGCGCTTGCTTGACCTGACGGCCGCCGCCCCACTGACCCTGGAGGATCTCGCCGCCCGCCTTGATCTGGAAAGGGCGCAGGTGGCCGCGTGGCTGAAGCGTGCCGAAGGGGAGGGGAAAGTCGCAAGGCGGATCAGGCCGGTGCGCTATCAGGCCAGCGTACCGGGGCAGGGACAGGCGTCTCTCTTTTGA
- a CDS encoding DUF6803 family protein, with product MVMTHYMELLAVNQPWNLILYMAIPVILAETIAVSELYLLYTRALDGWVRQINRWAGILVGIYFSGITVTLLVTAVGPLSASGGWRGPIDVIAVGFYLLGVVPLGGLALLELGVVARERSPWERMKIHAGLVAVFLVVAHVAMIFGMLDPSLAWAGAMEGMGHGGHN from the coding sequence ATGGTCATGACGCACTATATGGAACTGCTGGCTGTCAACCAGCCGTGGAATTTGATTCTGTACATGGCGATCCCGGTGATTCTCGCCGAAACCATCGCCGTCTCGGAGTTGTATCTGCTTTACACCCGCGCCCTTGACGGCTGGGTGCGCCAGATCAACCGCTGGGCCGGGATTTTAGTGGGGATCTACTTTTCCGGCATCACGGTAACGCTGTTGGTCACGGCGGTGGGGCCGTTGAGCGCCTCGGGCGGCTGGCGGGGCCCGATTGATGTGATCGCCGTGGGCTTTTATCTGCTGGGGGTCGTGCCGCTGGGCGGGCTGGCTTTGCTGGAACTGGGTGTTGTGGCGCGCGAGCGCTCGCCGTGGGAACGCATGAAGATCCATGCGGGACTGGTGGCCGTGTTCCTGGTGGTGGCCCATGTCGCCATGATTTTTGGCATGCTTGATCCGTCCTTGGCTTGGGCGGGGGCCATGGAAGGGATGGGGCACGGCGGGCACAACTAA